CCGGGCAGATCGTCTTCGCCGACGGCGGCGCGGACGCGGTCCTGCGCGGTGACAGCACCTGGTGAGAACAGCAGGACCGGACCTGGAGGGGCACCCGCACGGGTGCCCCTCCCCGTATACCCGTATTCGTCGTCTGGAGACGCCCGTGAACCCCCGTACGCTCGAACGCTCCGCCGTCGTCCCCGCCACCCCCGACGCCGTATGGGCGGTCGTCGGAGACTTCGGCGCCCTCGCCGACTGGCACCCGCACGTGCCGCCGTCCACCCTTGAGGACGGCGGCGACCCCGCCGCCCCCGGCACCGTCCGCGTCTTCGCGGTCGACGGCGTGGCCGTCGCCCGGGAGCGTCTGCTCGACCGCGACGCGACCGCCCGCTCGTACCGCTA
This is a stretch of genomic DNA from Streptomyces sp. R44. It encodes these proteins:
- a CDS encoding SRPBCC family protein — encoded protein: MNPRTLERSAVVPATPDAVWAVVGDFGALADWHPHVPPSTLEDGGDPAAPGTVRVFAVDGVAVARERLLDRDATARSYRYTLLDPVLLPVHDYVATLAVRPHPDGAEVRWSASYRSTDDVVAQVEAVFGDGTYGTGLAALRARFTSSR